The following proteins come from a genomic window of Prionailurus viverrinus isolate Anna chromosome D1, UM_Priviv_1.0, whole genome shotgun sequence:
- the FDXACB1 gene encoding ferredoxin-fold anticodon-binding domain-containing protein 1 isoform X2 has translation MAPRRLLLVGEGNFSFAAALSETLDDSTSVTATCLQRPADLAGDPVAQENLQRLRERGTEVRFGVDCTQLADAFELHHREFDRIYFNFPHCGRKAGVAKNRELLAKFFQSCKDVLAPEGEVYVALCRGQGGTPADKPTREWHNSWQVVAMAALGGFILSDVHPFSCEAVPGYKCTGYRSQDKSFHVESALNHIFTRSLPFEDSQPRIFRTRVGGRWFSFPEPEALVGKLNRGFLEAPSCHPVRTINEKLIVELGKVFPLKRLKRPFPLLPQGSTSALTSWNCDILSAAFWISLREDDSNSESLTDGTTQDMEDFLALFSELSLLKDPGSDSKEEAHEESYGQTTVCLRPSLLVHVQAVIQAPDFVPGSLHILSGPVFRKCRILPFTMPAFHETLFVIGFNKNLKDGCLQSLLEHLKGFLDSLLTHTLLEGSQPSSSVEFVFQPNGKEYIINVKRPNFGPDCAKALIIGSVVTSATGIMHKDQCFMFVSMNLDLLAMLVWGISDWRMLWTFDHRFLKNFVSGSIEPFKSYCLYPPCYVHDISFWLDEKKGFDELEFHTVARAVSRDTVISIQFLSRFQHPKTQQDLPQLAQ, from the exons ATGGCCCCTCGGCGCCTCCTGTTGGTTGGGGAGGGGAATTTCTCCTTCGCCGCGGCCCTGAGCGAGACCCTGGATGACAGCACCAGTGTAACCGCCACCTGCCTCCAGCGCCCGGCCGACTTGGCCGGAGATCCGGTGGCCCAGGAGAATCTGCAGCGCCTGCGCGAGCGAG GTACTGAGGTGCGTTTTGGTGTGGACTGCACCCAGCTGGCAGATGCCTTTGAACTGCACCACAGGGAGTTTGATcggatttattttaattttccgcACTGTGGACGCAAAGCTGGAGTTGCTAAGAACAGGGAACTGCTTGCCAAGTTTTTCCAGAG CTGTAAAGATGTTCTCGCACCGGAAGGAGAAGTCTATGTGGCATTGTGTAGAGGACAAGGTGGGACTCCTGCTGATAAGCCCACAAGAGAATGGCATAACAGTTGGCAAGTAGTTGCCATGGCAGCTCTGGGGGGATTCATTTTAAGTGACGTGCATCCCTTCAGCTGTGAGGCTGTGCCAGGGTACAAGTGCACTGGATATAG GAGTCAAGATAAGTCCTTTCATGTAGAAAGTGCTTTGAACCATATCTTCACCCGGAGCTTACCCTTTGAAGATTCACAGCCCAGAATCTTCAGGACCAGAGTGGGTGGCCGGTGGTTTTCCTTTCCAGAACCAGAAGCACTTGTAGGAAAGTTGAACAG AGGTTTCCTAGAAGCACCTTCATGTCATCCTGTCAGAACCATTAATGAGAAACTCATTGTGGAATTGGGCAAAGTGTTCCCTCTAAAAAGGCTGAAGCGTCCCTTCCCTTTGCTGCCACAGGGAAGCACTAGTGCTCTCACTTCCTGGAACTGTGACATTCTGTCAGCTGCCTTTTGGATTAGTCTCCGTGAAGATGACTCAAATTCTGAGTCCCTGACTGATGGGACAACACAAGACATGGAGGACTTTCTGGCGCTATTTTCAGAACTTAGCCTTCTCAAGGATCCTGGAAGCGACAGTAAGGAAGAAGCTCATGAAGAAAGCTATGGCCAAACCACGGTCTGCCTTAGGCCTTCTCTCCTAGTTCATGTTCAGGCTGTCATCCAAGCACCAGACTTTGTCCCAGGTTCCCTGCACATCCTCAGTGGACCTGTCTTTCGGAAGTGCCGCATCTTGCCTTTCACAATGCCAGCATTTCATGAGACTTTATTTGTCATCGGGTTTAATAAAAATCTGAAGGATGGTTGTCTTCAGTCACTCCTGGAGCACCTGAAGGGTTTTCTTGATAGCCTTCTCACCCACACATTGCTGGAGGGCTCTCAGCCGAGCAGTTCAGTGGAATTTGTCTTTCAACCAAACGGCAAAGAGTATATTATTAATGTGAAGCGTCCTAATTTTGGCCCAGATTGTGCCAAGGCTCTGATTATTGGGTCTGTTGTCACATCTGCTACAGGCATTATGCACAAAGACCAGTGTTTTATGTTTGTGTCTATGAACTTGGACCTACTAGCCATGCTTGTCTGGGGCATCTCTGACTGGAGGATGCTGTGGACCTTTGATCACCGTTTCCTGAAAAATTTTGTCTCTGGGAGTATAGAACCCTTTAAAAGCTATTGCCTGTATCCTCCATGCTATGTTCATGATATTAGTTTTTGGTTAGATGAGAAGAAAGGATTTGATGAACTAGAATTTCACACGGTGGCCCGAGCAGTGTCCCGGGACACTGTCATATCCATACAGTTCCTCAGTCGTTTTCAGCATCCAAAGACTCAACAG GATTTGCCCCAATTGGCCCAATAA
- the FDXACB1 gene encoding ferredoxin-fold anticodon-binding domain-containing protein 1 isoform X1 yields MAPRRLLLVGEGNFSFAAALSETLDDSTSVTATCLQRPADLAGDPVAQENLQRLRERGTEVRFGVDCTQLADAFELHHREFDRIYFNFPHCGRKAGVAKNRELLAKFFQSCKDVLAPEGEVYVALCRGQGGTPADKPTREWHNSWQVVAMAALGGFILSDVHPFSCEAVPGYKCTGYRSQDKSFHVESALNHIFTRSLPFEDSQPRIFRTRVGGRWFSFPEPEALVGKLNRGFLEAPSCHPVRTINEKLIVELGKVFPLKRLKRPFPLLPQGSTSALTSWNCDILSAAFWISLREDDSNSESLTDGTTQDMEDFLALFSELSLLKDPGSDSKEEAHEESYGQTTVCLRPSLLVHVQAVIQAPDFVPGSLHILSGPVFRKCRILPFTMPAFHETLFVIGFNKNLKDGCLQSLLEHLKGFLDSLLTHTLLEGSQPSSSVEFVFQPNGKEYIINVKRPNFGPDCAKALIIGSVVTSATGIMHKDQCFMFVSMNLDLLAMLVWGISDWRMLWTFDHRFLKNFVSGSIEPFKSYCLYPPCYVHDISFWLDEKKGFDELEFHTVARAVSRDTVISIQFLSRFQHPKTQQKNMWEGKNGSQETY; encoded by the exons ATGGCCCCTCGGCGCCTCCTGTTGGTTGGGGAGGGGAATTTCTCCTTCGCCGCGGCCCTGAGCGAGACCCTGGATGACAGCACCAGTGTAACCGCCACCTGCCTCCAGCGCCCGGCCGACTTGGCCGGAGATCCGGTGGCCCAGGAGAATCTGCAGCGCCTGCGCGAGCGAG GTACTGAGGTGCGTTTTGGTGTGGACTGCACCCAGCTGGCAGATGCCTTTGAACTGCACCACAGGGAGTTTGATcggatttattttaattttccgcACTGTGGACGCAAAGCTGGAGTTGCTAAGAACAGGGAACTGCTTGCCAAGTTTTTCCAGAG CTGTAAAGATGTTCTCGCACCGGAAGGAGAAGTCTATGTGGCATTGTGTAGAGGACAAGGTGGGACTCCTGCTGATAAGCCCACAAGAGAATGGCATAACAGTTGGCAAGTAGTTGCCATGGCAGCTCTGGGGGGATTCATTTTAAGTGACGTGCATCCCTTCAGCTGTGAGGCTGTGCCAGGGTACAAGTGCACTGGATATAG GAGTCAAGATAAGTCCTTTCATGTAGAAAGTGCTTTGAACCATATCTTCACCCGGAGCTTACCCTTTGAAGATTCACAGCCCAGAATCTTCAGGACCAGAGTGGGTGGCCGGTGGTTTTCCTTTCCAGAACCAGAAGCACTTGTAGGAAAGTTGAACAG AGGTTTCCTAGAAGCACCTTCATGTCATCCTGTCAGAACCATTAATGAGAAACTCATTGTGGAATTGGGCAAAGTGTTCCCTCTAAAAAGGCTGAAGCGTCCCTTCCCTTTGCTGCCACAGGGAAGCACTAGTGCTCTCACTTCCTGGAACTGTGACATTCTGTCAGCTGCCTTTTGGATTAGTCTCCGTGAAGATGACTCAAATTCTGAGTCCCTGACTGATGGGACAACACAAGACATGGAGGACTTTCTGGCGCTATTTTCAGAACTTAGCCTTCTCAAGGATCCTGGAAGCGACAGTAAGGAAGAAGCTCATGAAGAAAGCTATGGCCAAACCACGGTCTGCCTTAGGCCTTCTCTCCTAGTTCATGTTCAGGCTGTCATCCAAGCACCAGACTTTGTCCCAGGTTCCCTGCACATCCTCAGTGGACCTGTCTTTCGGAAGTGCCGCATCTTGCCTTTCACAATGCCAGCATTTCATGAGACTTTATTTGTCATCGGGTTTAATAAAAATCTGAAGGATGGTTGTCTTCAGTCACTCCTGGAGCACCTGAAGGGTTTTCTTGATAGCCTTCTCACCCACACATTGCTGGAGGGCTCTCAGCCGAGCAGTTCAGTGGAATTTGTCTTTCAACCAAACGGCAAAGAGTATATTATTAATGTGAAGCGTCCTAATTTTGGCCCAGATTGTGCCAAGGCTCTGATTATTGGGTCTGTTGTCACATCTGCTACAGGCATTATGCACAAAGACCAGTGTTTTATGTTTGTGTCTATGAACTTGGACCTACTAGCCATGCTTGTCTGGGGCATCTCTGACTGGAGGATGCTGTGGACCTTTGATCACCGTTTCCTGAAAAATTTTGTCTCTGGGAGTATAGAACCCTTTAAAAGCTATTGCCTGTATCCTCCATGCTATGTTCATGATATTAGTTTTTGGTTAGATGAGAAGAAAGGATTTGATGAACTAGAATTTCACACGGTGGCCCGAGCAGTGTCCCGGGACACTGTCATATCCATACAGTTCCTCAGTCGTTTTCAGCATCCAAAGACTCAACAG AAAAACATGTGGGAAGGCAAGAATGGAAGCCAAGAAACATATTAG
- the FDXACB1 gene encoding ferredoxin-fold anticodon-binding domain-containing protein 1 isoform X4 — MAPRRLLLVGEGNFSFAAALSETLDDSTSVTATCLQRPADLAGDPVAQENLQRLRERGTEVRFGVDCTQLADAFELHHREFDRIYFNFPHCGRKAGVAKNRELLAKFFQRSQDKSFHVESALNHIFTRSLPFEDSQPRIFRTRVGGRWFSFPEPEALVGKLNRGFLEAPSCHPVRTINEKLIVELGKVFPLKRLKRPFPLLPQGSTSALTSWNCDILSAAFWISLREDDSNSESLTDGTTQDMEDFLALFSELSLLKDPGSDSKEEAHEESYGQTTVCLRPSLLVHVQAVIQAPDFVPGSLHILSGPVFRKCRILPFTMPAFHETLFVIGFNKNLKDGCLQSLLEHLKGFLDSLLTHTLLEGSQPSSSVEFVFQPNGKEYIINVKRPNFGPDCAKALIIGSVVTSATGIMHKDQCFMFVSMNLDLLAMLVWGISDWRMLWTFDHRFLKNFVSGSIEPFKSYCLYPPCYVHDISFWLDEKKGFDELEFHTVARAVSRDTVISIQFLSRFQHPKTQQVSLCYRLTYQTCDKALPQQQVSSMQSQLRKEIQERLHVIPR, encoded by the exons ATGGCCCCTCGGCGCCTCCTGTTGGTTGGGGAGGGGAATTTCTCCTTCGCCGCGGCCCTGAGCGAGACCCTGGATGACAGCACCAGTGTAACCGCCACCTGCCTCCAGCGCCCGGCCGACTTGGCCGGAGATCCGGTGGCCCAGGAGAATCTGCAGCGCCTGCGCGAGCGAG GTACTGAGGTGCGTTTTGGTGTGGACTGCACCCAGCTGGCAGATGCCTTTGAACTGCACCACAGGGAGTTTGATcggatttattttaattttccgcACTGTGGACGCAAAGCTGGAGTTGCTAAGAACAGGGAACTGCTTGCCAAGTTTTTCCAGAG GAGTCAAGATAAGTCCTTTCATGTAGAAAGTGCTTTGAACCATATCTTCACCCGGAGCTTACCCTTTGAAGATTCACAGCCCAGAATCTTCAGGACCAGAGTGGGTGGCCGGTGGTTTTCCTTTCCAGAACCAGAAGCACTTGTAGGAAAGTTGAACAG AGGTTTCCTAGAAGCACCTTCATGTCATCCTGTCAGAACCATTAATGAGAAACTCATTGTGGAATTGGGCAAAGTGTTCCCTCTAAAAAGGCTGAAGCGTCCCTTCCCTTTGCTGCCACAGGGAAGCACTAGTGCTCTCACTTCCTGGAACTGTGACATTCTGTCAGCTGCCTTTTGGATTAGTCTCCGTGAAGATGACTCAAATTCTGAGTCCCTGACTGATGGGACAACACAAGACATGGAGGACTTTCTGGCGCTATTTTCAGAACTTAGCCTTCTCAAGGATCCTGGAAGCGACAGTAAGGAAGAAGCTCATGAAGAAAGCTATGGCCAAACCACGGTCTGCCTTAGGCCTTCTCTCCTAGTTCATGTTCAGGCTGTCATCCAAGCACCAGACTTTGTCCCAGGTTCCCTGCACATCCTCAGTGGACCTGTCTTTCGGAAGTGCCGCATCTTGCCTTTCACAATGCCAGCATTTCATGAGACTTTATTTGTCATCGGGTTTAATAAAAATCTGAAGGATGGTTGTCTTCAGTCACTCCTGGAGCACCTGAAGGGTTTTCTTGATAGCCTTCTCACCCACACATTGCTGGAGGGCTCTCAGCCGAGCAGTTCAGTGGAATTTGTCTTTCAACCAAACGGCAAAGAGTATATTATTAATGTGAAGCGTCCTAATTTTGGCCCAGATTGTGCCAAGGCTCTGATTATTGGGTCTGTTGTCACATCTGCTACAGGCATTATGCACAAAGACCAGTGTTTTATGTTTGTGTCTATGAACTTGGACCTACTAGCCATGCTTGTCTGGGGCATCTCTGACTGGAGGATGCTGTGGACCTTTGATCACCGTTTCCTGAAAAATTTTGTCTCTGGGAGTATAGAACCCTTTAAAAGCTATTGCCTGTATCCTCCATGCTATGTTCATGATATTAGTTTTTGGTTAGATGAGAAGAAAGGATTTGATGAACTAGAATTTCACACGGTGGCCCGAGCAGTGTCCCGGGACACTGTCATATCCATACAGTTCCTCAGTCGTTTTCAGCATCCAAAGACTCAACAGGTCAGTCTCTGCTATAGATTGACTTACCAGACGTGTGACAAAGCCCTCCCCCAGCAACAGGTGTCATCAATGCAGTCGCAGCTTAGGAAAGAGATTCAGGAAAGACTACATGTAATACCTCGGTAG
- the FDXACB1 gene encoding ferredoxin-fold anticodon-binding domain-containing protein 1 isoform X3, whose amino-acid sequence MAPRRLLLVGEGNFSFAAALSETLDDSTSVTATCLQRPADLAGDPVAQENLQRLRERGTEVRFGVDCTQLADAFELHHREFDRIYFNFPHCGRKAGVAKNRELLAKFFQSCKDVLAPEGEVYVALCRGQGGTPADKPTREWHNSWQVVAMAALGGFILSDVHPFSCEAVPGYKCTGYRSQDKSFHVESALNHIFTRSLPFEDSQPRIFRTRVGGRWFSFPEPEALVGKLNRGFLEAPSCHPVRTINEKLIVELGKVFPLKRLKRPFPLLPQGSTSALTSWNCDILSAAFWISLREDDSNSESLTDGTTQDMEDFLALFSELSLLKDPGSDSKEEAHEESYGQTTVCLRPSLLVHVQAVIQAPDFVPGSLHILSGPVFRKCRILPFTMPAFHETLFVIGFNKNLKDGCLQSLLEHLKGFLDSLLTHTLLEGSQPSSSVEFVFQPNGKEYIINVKRPNFGPDCAKALIIGSVVTSATGIMHKDQCFMFVSMNLDLLAMLVWGISDWRMLWTFDHRFLKNFVSGSIEPFKSYCLYPPCYVHDISFWLDEKKGFDELEFHTVARAVSRDTVISIQFLSRFQHPKTQQVSLCYRLTYQTCDKALPQQQVSSMQSQLRKEIQERLHVIPR is encoded by the exons ATGGCCCCTCGGCGCCTCCTGTTGGTTGGGGAGGGGAATTTCTCCTTCGCCGCGGCCCTGAGCGAGACCCTGGATGACAGCACCAGTGTAACCGCCACCTGCCTCCAGCGCCCGGCCGACTTGGCCGGAGATCCGGTGGCCCAGGAGAATCTGCAGCGCCTGCGCGAGCGAG GTACTGAGGTGCGTTTTGGTGTGGACTGCACCCAGCTGGCAGATGCCTTTGAACTGCACCACAGGGAGTTTGATcggatttattttaattttccgcACTGTGGACGCAAAGCTGGAGTTGCTAAGAACAGGGAACTGCTTGCCAAGTTTTTCCAGAG CTGTAAAGATGTTCTCGCACCGGAAGGAGAAGTCTATGTGGCATTGTGTAGAGGACAAGGTGGGACTCCTGCTGATAAGCCCACAAGAGAATGGCATAACAGTTGGCAAGTAGTTGCCATGGCAGCTCTGGGGGGATTCATTTTAAGTGACGTGCATCCCTTCAGCTGTGAGGCTGTGCCAGGGTACAAGTGCACTGGATATAG GAGTCAAGATAAGTCCTTTCATGTAGAAAGTGCTTTGAACCATATCTTCACCCGGAGCTTACCCTTTGAAGATTCACAGCCCAGAATCTTCAGGACCAGAGTGGGTGGCCGGTGGTTTTCCTTTCCAGAACCAGAAGCACTTGTAGGAAAGTTGAACAG AGGTTTCCTAGAAGCACCTTCATGTCATCCTGTCAGAACCATTAATGAGAAACTCATTGTGGAATTGGGCAAAGTGTTCCCTCTAAAAAGGCTGAAGCGTCCCTTCCCTTTGCTGCCACAGGGAAGCACTAGTGCTCTCACTTCCTGGAACTGTGACATTCTGTCAGCTGCCTTTTGGATTAGTCTCCGTGAAGATGACTCAAATTCTGAGTCCCTGACTGATGGGACAACACAAGACATGGAGGACTTTCTGGCGCTATTTTCAGAACTTAGCCTTCTCAAGGATCCTGGAAGCGACAGTAAGGAAGAAGCTCATGAAGAAAGCTATGGCCAAACCACGGTCTGCCTTAGGCCTTCTCTCCTAGTTCATGTTCAGGCTGTCATCCAAGCACCAGACTTTGTCCCAGGTTCCCTGCACATCCTCAGTGGACCTGTCTTTCGGAAGTGCCGCATCTTGCCTTTCACAATGCCAGCATTTCATGAGACTTTATTTGTCATCGGGTTTAATAAAAATCTGAAGGATGGTTGTCTTCAGTCACTCCTGGAGCACCTGAAGGGTTTTCTTGATAGCCTTCTCACCCACACATTGCTGGAGGGCTCTCAGCCGAGCAGTTCAGTGGAATTTGTCTTTCAACCAAACGGCAAAGAGTATATTATTAATGTGAAGCGTCCTAATTTTGGCCCAGATTGTGCCAAGGCTCTGATTATTGGGTCTGTTGTCACATCTGCTACAGGCATTATGCACAAAGACCAGTGTTTTATGTTTGTGTCTATGAACTTGGACCTACTAGCCATGCTTGTCTGGGGCATCTCTGACTGGAGGATGCTGTGGACCTTTGATCACCGTTTCCTGAAAAATTTTGTCTCTGGGAGTATAGAACCCTTTAAAAGCTATTGCCTGTATCCTCCATGCTATGTTCATGATATTAGTTTTTGGTTAGATGAGAAGAAAGGATTTGATGAACTAGAATTTCACACGGTGGCCCGAGCAGTGTCCCGGGACACTGTCATATCCATACAGTTCCTCAGTCGTTTTCAGCATCCAAAGACTCAACAGGTCAGTCTCTGCTATAGATTGACTTACCAGACGTGTGACAAAGCCCTCCCCCAGCAACAGGTGTCATCAATGCAGTCGCAGCTTAGGAAAGAGATTCAGGAAAGACTACATGTAATACCTCGGTAG
- the CFAP68 gene encoding UPF0686 protein C11orf1 homolog isoform X2: MAAAHSLCCSGFLQRQALAYFFANPHYGSIINADGHAEVWTDWNSMSKFFQYGWRCTTNENTYSNRTLMGNWNQERYDLRNIVQPKPLPSQFGHYFETTYDTSCNNKMPLSTHRFKREPHSFPGHQPELDPPGYKCTEKSTYMTSYSDPQIGHDSACVWNPNNCRLKEPGF; the protein is encoded by the exons ATGGctgctgctcactctctctgctgcTCGGGATTTCTCCAG AGACAAGCCCTTGCCTATTTCTTTGCAAACCCACACTATGGCAGCATCATTAATGCAGACGGCCATGCTGAAGTGTGGACAGATTGGAATAGTATGTCCAAGTTTTTCCAGTATGGATGGAGATGTACCACTAATGAGAATACCTATTCAAACCGTACCCTGATGGGCAACTGGAACCAGGAAAGATATGACCTAAGGAATATCGTGCAACCCAAACCTTTGCCTTCCCAG tttggaCACTACTTTGAAACAACATATGATACAAGCTGTAACAACAAAATGCCACTTTCAACACATA gaTTTAAGCGAGAGCCTCACTCGTTCCCAGGACATCAACCTGAGCTGGATCCTCCTGGATACAAATGCACAGAAAAGTCAACTTATATGACTAGCTACTCAGACCCTCAAATTGGGCATGACTCTGCATGTGTGTGGAATCCTAATAACTGCCGACTTAAGGAGCCAGGATTCTAA
- the CFAP68 gene encoding UPF0686 protein C11orf1 homolog isoform X4 — protein sequence MAAAHSLCCSGFLQRQALAYFFANPHYGSIINADGHAEVWTDWNSMSKFFQYGWRCTTNENTYSNRTLMGNWNQERYDLRNIVQPKPLPSQDLSESLTRSQDINLSWILLDTNAQKSQLI from the exons ATGGctgctgctcactctctctgctgcTCGGGATTTCTCCAG AGACAAGCCCTTGCCTATTTCTTTGCAAACCCACACTATGGCAGCATCATTAATGCAGACGGCCATGCTGAAGTGTGGACAGATTGGAATAGTATGTCCAAGTTTTTCCAGTATGGATGGAGATGTACCACTAATGAGAATACCTATTCAAACCGTACCCTGATGGGCAACTGGAACCAGGAAAGATATGACCTAAGGAATATCGTGCAACCCAAACCTTTGCCTTCCCAG gaTTTAAGCGAGAGCCTCACTCGTTCCCAGGACATCAACCTGAGCTGGATCCTCCTGGATACAAATGCACAGAAAAGTCAACTTATATGA
- the CFAP68 gene encoding UPF0686 protein C11orf1 homolog isoform X1 encodes MGNARFGDISSFKKMEELNKIFYHCPMKSSNNTSHSTSKWSSVKRQALAYFFANPHYGSIINADGHAEVWTDWNSMSKFFQYGWRCTTNENTYSNRTLMGNWNQERYDLRNIVQPKPLPSQFGHYFETTYDTSCNNKMPLSTHRFKREPHSFPGHQPELDPPGYKCTEKSTYMTSYSDPQIGHDSACVWNPNNCRLKEPGF; translated from the exons ATGGGAAATGCCAGGTTTGGTGATATCTCTTCCTTCAAAAAAATGGAAGAGCTGAATAAGATTTTCTATCACTGTCCTATGAAATCTTCAAACAACACAAGCCACTCAACATCAAAATGGTCTTCAGTGAAG AGACAAGCCCTTGCCTATTTCTTTGCAAACCCACACTATGGCAGCATCATTAATGCAGACGGCCATGCTGAAGTGTGGACAGATTGGAATAGTATGTCCAAGTTTTTCCAGTATGGATGGAGATGTACCACTAATGAGAATACCTATTCAAACCGTACCCTGATGGGCAACTGGAACCAGGAAAGATATGACCTAAGGAATATCGTGCAACCCAAACCTTTGCCTTCCCAG tttggaCACTACTTTGAAACAACATATGATACAAGCTGTAACAACAAAATGCCACTTTCAACACATA gaTTTAAGCGAGAGCCTCACTCGTTCCCAGGACATCAACCTGAGCTGGATCCTCCTGGATACAAATGCACAGAAAAGTCAACTTATATGACTAGCTACTCAGACCCTCAAATTGGGCATGACTCTGCATGTGTGTGGAATCCTAATAACTGCCGACTTAAGGAGCCAGGATTCTAA
- the CFAP68 gene encoding UPF0686 protein C11orf1 homolog isoform X3 — protein sequence MGNARFGDISSFKKMEELNKIFYHCPMKSSNNTSHSTSKWSSVKRQALAYFFANPHYGSIINADGHAEVWTDWNSMSKFFQYGWRCTTNENTYSNRTLMGNWNQERYDLRNIVQPKPLPSQDLSESLTRSQDINLSWILLDTNAQKSQLI from the exons ATGGGAAATGCCAGGTTTGGTGATATCTCTTCCTTCAAAAAAATGGAAGAGCTGAATAAGATTTTCTATCACTGTCCTATGAAATCTTCAAACAACACAAGCCACTCAACATCAAAATGGTCTTCAGTGAAG AGACAAGCCCTTGCCTATTTCTTTGCAAACCCACACTATGGCAGCATCATTAATGCAGACGGCCATGCTGAAGTGTGGACAGATTGGAATAGTATGTCCAAGTTTTTCCAGTATGGATGGAGATGTACCACTAATGAGAATACCTATTCAAACCGTACCCTGATGGGCAACTGGAACCAGGAAAGATATGACCTAAGGAATATCGTGCAACCCAAACCTTTGCCTTCCCAG gaTTTAAGCGAGAGCCTCACTCGTTCCCAGGACATCAACCTGAGCTGGATCCTCCTGGATACAAATGCACAGAAAAGTCAACTTATATGA